The Zygotorulaspora mrakii chromosome 3, complete sequence genome includes a region encoding these proteins:
- a CDS encoding allantoate permease family MFS transporter has translation MTEEKKENYKVDVEDVEHGSLSQEDVPCSLPQLLESADADDAFEYAKNLDQDTEIDPIADRKLTWKADMIIFPMMALVYAAQFLDKTSMSYAAVMGLRTDLNMRGDMYSWSGTSFYLGYLIFEYPAAWLLQKYPLAKTMAIFLILWGFVLTMTSVANYPGYIAIRTILGMLESSSSIGFMLLTSQYYHRKDQSARTAFWVACNGVGQIMGGSMAYGLAKREASLPLAGWKLIFIICGVITIFLGLLFWLVVPDSPFKAWFLNDAEKTLIVHRLRKNQQGVGNHTFKKYQFIEAFTDIRTWIMFFSSVALNIPNGGIGTFSSLLIAGTMGYGELMTLLMGLPAGACEFVGLILFGVISPFVKNRMVLASISTIIALIGSCLMSFAGPPKAQLAGYYLMMVSPGAMIVMFSIVSSNVAGYTKKTTVGAIYLIGYCVGNLIGPQTFKEEDSPGYRPAKIVMVAFYVVTLVTLPLLYIVNRRENRRRDKLAEEGMVQHQKNSEFADLTDKENLEFRYVL, from the coding sequence ATGAcggaagaaaagaaagagaattaTAAAGTCgatgttgaagatgttgAGCATGGTTCCTTGTCTCAAGAAGATGTCCCGTGTAGCTTACCGCAATTACTGGAGTCAGCAGATGCTGATGATGCATTCGAGTATGCAAAGAACCTTGACCAAGACACGGAAATAGACCCAATTGCTGATAGAAAGCTCACATGGAAAGCTGATATGATAATCTTTCCGATGATGGCCTTAGTTTATGCGGCGCAATTTCTGGATAAAACCTCAATGTCGTATGCGGCGGTGATGGGATTGCGAACCGACCTCAATATGAGGGGTGACATGTACAGCTGGTCTGGAACCAGTTTTTATTTGGGATACTTAATATTTGAGTATCCAGCTGCGTGGCTTCTGCAAAAGTACCCTTTAGCAAAGACCATGGCTAtttttctaattctttGGGGGTTCGTTTTGACAATGACTTCCGTGGCTAACTATCCTGGGTATATTGCAATCAGAACTATTCTTGGTATGCTGGAATCTAGCTCCTCGATAGGTTTCATGCTTCTTACCTCCCAATACTATCACCGCAAAGATCAAAGTGCAAGGACTGCATTTTGGGTGGCATGCAATGGTGTGGGGCAGATAATGGGTGGGTCAATGGCATACGGATTAGCCAAACGGGAAGCATCTTTGCCTCTTGCTGGTTGgaaattgattttcatcatttgcGGTGTCATTACCATTTTTCTGGGATTGCTGTTTTGGTTGGTTGTCCCAGACTCCCCATTTAAGGCTTggtttttgaatgatgcAGAAAAAACGTTGATTGTTCATAGGTTGCGTAAAAATCAGCAAGGTGTCGGCAATCATACGTTTaagaaatatcaatttaTTGAAGCCTTCACTGATATCCGAACGTGGATCATGTTCTTCTCCTCTGTTGCTTTGAACATTCCAAATGGAGGTATTGGCACGTTTTCGTCACTTCTTATTGCAGGTACTATGGGATACGGTGAGCTTATGACTTTACTCATGGGACTTCCAGCGGGTGCTTGTGAATTTGTAGGTTTGATACTATTTGGAGTCATATCTCCGTTTGTCAAAAATAGAATGGTGCTTGCATCCATATCGACCATTATTGCGCTGATTGGCTCTTGTTTGATGTCTTTTGCGGGGCCTCCGAAGGCCCAGCTGGCTGGTTACTATCTCATGATGGTTTCTCCAGGAGCCATGATCGTAATGTTCTCTATTGTGTCTTCAAATGTAGCAGGTTATACCAAAAAGACGACTGTTGGTGCGATTTATTTGATTGGATATTGCGTAGGAAACCTTATTGGTCCTCAGACTTTCAAGGAGGAGGACTCTCCTGGTTACCGCCCAGCTAAAATCGTAATGGTAGCTTTTTATGTCGTAACTCTCGTCACGTTACCACTACTATATATCGTGAATCGCAGAGAAAACCGCAGGAGAGACAAATTGGCTGAAGAGGGAATGGTGcaacatcaaaagaattcaGAATTTGCTGATTTGACCGACAAAGAGAACTTAGAATTTAGATAcgttctttga